A single window of Candidatus Methanoperedens sp. DNA harbors:
- a CDS encoding beta-ribofuranosylaminobenzene 5'-phosphate synthase, which translates to MLEITTPSRLHLTLIDMNASIGRVDGSIGLTLDNPVIKIKARKSDIIEITGKNEHIERIRNSAKSLLPDGEGIQISIEEDYPSHIGLGSGTQAALAAGMAVSELYDLGLSVHEIAIKVGRGGTSGIGVAAFENGGFILDGGHKFSQKRAFLPSAASKLPPAPVLLRKDFPDWDIVIIVPEQKGASQQSEVDIFRKECPVPLKEVEALSHVILMQLLPALFENDIITFGKSIYAIQELGFKKREVELQPASFDLIQALRDGGASGAGMSSFGPTVYAFGEDTENLKKIAGELLDGKGLVFSTRARNRGAIIDKCR; encoded by the coding sequence TTGATGGAAGCATCGGCCTGACTCTTGATAATCCTGTAATAAAAATTAAAGCCCGAAAATCGGATATTATTGAAATAACAGGCAAGAACGAGCATATTGAACGCATAAGGAATAGCGCAAAGTCCCTGCTTCCTGACGGCGAGGGAATACAAATCTCAATCGAAGAAGATTATCCGTCACATATTGGCCTTGGTTCAGGCACCCAGGCAGCTCTTGCGGCAGGCATGGCTGTCAGTGAATTATATGACCTTGGCCTGTCTGTTCATGAGATCGCAATAAAAGTGGGACGGGGAGGCACAAGCGGCATTGGCGTTGCTGCATTTGAAAATGGCGGGTTCATACTTGACGGTGGTCACAAATTCAGCCAGAAGAGGGCATTTCTTCCCTCAGCTGCAAGCAAGCTTCCTCCAGCACCGGTTTTATTAAGAAAAGATTTCCCTGATTGGGATATCGTTATAATCGTGCCTGAACAGAAAGGTGCATCGCAGCAAAGTGAAGTGGATATATTCCGGAAAGAATGTCCGGTTCCGCTCAAGGAAGTAGAGGCACTATCCCATGTGATCCTGATGCAGCTTCTTCCTGCGCTTTTTGAGAATGACATCATTACATTCGGGAAAAGTATCTATGCGATCCAGGAACTGGGTTTTAAAAAACGGGAAGTTGAATTGCAGCCCGCTTCATTTGATTTGATACAGGCTTTAAGGGATGGCGGCGCCAGTGGCGCAGGGATGAGTTCATTCGGGCCAACCGTGTATGCTTTTGGGGAGGATACAGAAAACCTCAAGAAAATCGCAGGTGAACTCCTTGATGGCAAAGGGCTGGTATTTAGTACCAGAGCGAGGAACAGGGGAGCGATTATTGATAAATGTCGATAA
- a CDS encoding class I SAM-dependent methyltransferase: MSIRTSVLKHYESLSRDYDHRFDNPRINYMRSVEKIVLLDSLKMGLILDIGCGTGEQSLFLAEKGYRVLGVDISKEMIKIAKERIKDARFKDNLSFVIASAEFLPFRDKSFDGIISIFGIFNHIPNVDYAFRETSRVLKTGCQAIFTVVNRWNLTWWVNAFIKCKGSWIISSLRSKEYVVNGLWTYYFSRGDLINKLKDVGFKARIGSLLLFVYPFSPRKLLLHEKIFIRFEDAARWYYPFNSLGYYHLVIVEKDAVWKGI, from the coding sequence ATGTCGATAAGAACCAGTGTATTAAAACATTATGAAAGTCTTTCCAGGGACTATGATCATAGATTTGATAATCCCCGTATCAATTATATGAGGTCTGTAGAGAAAATAGTTCTCCTGGACAGCCTGAAGATGGGATTAATACTTGATATTGGCTGCGGAACAGGAGAGCAATCTTTGTTCCTGGCTGAAAAAGGATATCGGGTACTGGGTGTAGATATATCTAAAGAGATGATAAAAATAGCAAAAGAGAGGATAAAAGATGCCAGATTCAAAGACAATCTGTCTTTTGTTATTGCATCAGCCGAGTTTCTTCCATTTCGCGATAAAAGTTTTGACGGCATAATTTCCATCTTTGGGATATTTAATCATATCCCAAACGTCGATTATGCCTTCCGGGAGACATCCAGGGTTTTAAAAACCGGCTGCCAGGCCATCTTTACAGTTGTTAACAGGTGGAACCTGACATGGTGGGTCAACGCTTTTATAAAATGTAAGGGAAGCTGGATAATATCTTCCCTGAGAAGTAAAGAGTATGTAGTGAATGGATTGTGGACGTATTATTTTTCAAGAGGGGACCTGATAAACAAACTTAAGGATGTCGGATTCAAAGCAAGAATTGGAAGTTTGTTACTGTTTGTGTACCCATTTAGCCCAAGGAAATTATTATTGCATGAAAAAATATTCATTCGTTTTGAGGATGCAGCCCGGTGGTATTACCCATTCAATAGCCTGGGTTATTATCATCTTGTCATAGTAGAAAAAGATGCAGTTTGGAAAGGTATTTAA
- a CDS encoding 30S ribosomal protein S15, with amino-acid sequence MARMHTRKKGQAGSTKPIRTEPPKWSNTNKDEIESTIEQLATSGNSSSKIGMILRDRYGVPDVTLVTGKKIGTIMKEKNVSSKVPEDIHNIITDVLDLNKHLLKNPKDMHNKRALNNKISKIRRLEKYYRREGVLPEDWKFSIQRAEMLIS; translated from the coding sequence ATGGCAAGAATGCACACACGTAAAAAAGGCCAGGCAGGGTCCACAAAACCGATCAGGACGGAGCCCCCTAAGTGGTCGAACACCAACAAGGATGAGATCGAGAGTACTATAGAACAGCTTGCAACGAGTGGTAATTCCTCAAGCAAGATCGGTATGATCTTAAGAGACCGTTACGGCGTCCCTGATGTCACACTTGTGACAGGCAAGAAAATAGGAACCATAATGAAGGAAAAGAATGTTTCTTCAAAAGTTCCGGAAGACATTCATAATATTATAACCGATGTACTTGATCTGAATAAACACCTTTTAAAGAATCCTAAAGATATGCATAATAAGCGTGCGCTTAATAATAAGATCTCAAAAATAAGGAGACTTGAAAAATATTATCGCCGTGAAGGTGTACTTCCGGAAGACTGGAAATTCTCTATCCAGAGAGCAGAAATGCTCATTTCATAA
- a CDS encoding DHH family phosphoesterase, whose translation MTDGQESLAELEALSRQVAEAILEHDMVRLISHNDADGLSAAGIMCNALHRKGILFHATIVSQFDQSTLDLIEKTSYGPVILCDMGSGQVELTSRIKEAIIIDHHKPTGKLEHIQFNPHLVGIDGSTELCASCGAYMIARQMGDNTDLAGLAIAGATGDKQPMKGANKSILDEAIASRTVTSSKGLRIGDGPLAEIFENSIDPYLDITGDKDKIKVFLDSLGIKGELRNLSEEELTKLSSVIILKLVKQGSLPAIDTLIGDNYHLNREVVQNIYDFVNILNACGKDEKAGIALSLCMRDESVIDEAKIIARENQRALISVIKKAQARIKAARSFRYVLLEDSSGTGIIAGTMTRYLYPDKPFLTFNEIEGKIRVSGRGTRKLVGAGLDLAAAMREASAAVGGMGGGHDVASGATIPVGTAMKFIDLVDPIIEKQLKPKA comes from the coding sequence ATGACTGATGGACAGGAAAGCCTCGCTGAACTTGAGGCTCTTAGCAGGCAGGTAGCAGAAGCCATATTGGAACATGATATGGTTCGGCTTATTTCGCATAACGATGCTGATGGCTTATCTGCTGCCGGTATCATGTGTAACGCCCTTCACAGGAAGGGTATACTTTTTCATGCTACGATAGTCAGCCAGTTTGACCAATCAACATTGGACTTAATTGAAAAAACATCCTATGGACCTGTAATTCTTTGCGACATGGGAAGCGGCCAGGTCGAACTGACTTCCAGGATAAAAGAAGCCATTATAATTGACCACCACAAACCAACAGGGAAACTGGAACATATCCAGTTCAACCCGCATCTTGTGGGTATTGATGGCTCGACCGAATTATGCGCTTCATGCGGCGCTTATATGATAGCCCGCCAGATGGGCGATAATACCGACCTTGCAGGACTTGCTATTGCAGGGGCGACCGGGGATAAACAGCCAATGAAAGGCGCAAATAAATCTATCCTCGATGAAGCCATCGCCAGCAGGACAGTAACTTCCAGTAAAGGGCTTCGAATCGGGGATGGGCCCTTAGCTGAAATTTTTGAAAATAGTATAGATCCTTATCTTGATATAACCGGTGATAAGGATAAGATCAAGGTCTTCCTGGATAGTCTTGGAATAAAAGGCGAATTGCGAAATCTTTCAGAAGAAGAATTGACGAAACTTTCGTCTGTGATAATATTAAAGCTTGTGAAGCAGGGAAGCCTCCCGGCTATTGATACCCTTATAGGTGACAACTATCACCTTAACAGGGAAGTTGTACAAAACATATATGATTTTGTAAATATCCTGAACGCTTGCGGTAAAGATGAAAAAGCAGGAATTGCACTTTCACTGTGTATGCGGGATGAGTCGGTCATTGATGAGGCAAAGATCATAGCGCGGGAGAACCAGCGCGCTTTGATCAGCGTAATTAAAAAGGCACAGGCCCGGATCAAGGCAGCCCGGAGTTTCAGGTATGTGCTCCTTGAGGATTCAAGCGGCACTGGAATAATTGCAGGAACGATGACGCGATACTTATATCCGGATAAGCCTTTCCTCACATTTAACGAAATTGAGGGAAAGATCCGTGTTTCAGGCCGCGGGACAAGGAAATTGGTAGGCGCCGGACTTGATCTTGCAGCGGCTATGAGGGAAGCGTCAGCAGCTGTGGGAGGCATGGGCGGGGGGCATGATGTTGCATCAGGCGCCACAATACCCGTTGGAACCGCAATGAAGTTCATAGATCTGGTTGATCCAATAATCGAAAAACAATTAAAACCAAAAGCATGA
- a CDS encoding MEKHLA domain-containing protein, whose translation MSLPFDDTLLIKHVNRLLQSYLRWTGQELIPPGRPQERARALFYQPFVVLSHGIQADPVLNYGNQAALDLWEMTWEEFIKMPSRLTAEPVNREDRERLLEEVRRNGYIDTYRGVRISGTGRRFLIERGTVWNIVDENNKYAGQAATFSRWTYL comes from the coding sequence ATGTCTCTTCCATTTGATGATACACTATTGATCAAACACGTTAACCGACTGCTGCAAAGCTACTTACGCTGGACAGGGCAGGAGCTTATTCCTCCTGGTAGGCCACAGGAGCGCGCCAGGGCACTATTTTATCAACCTTTCGTTGTTCTCTCGCATGGGATACAGGCAGACCCTGTTTTGAACTATGGTAACCAGGCAGCGCTTGACCTGTGGGAGATGACATGGGAAGAATTCATTAAAATGCCATCACGCCTTACTGCAGAACCTGTTAATCGCGAAGATCGTGAAAGACTCCTTGAAGAGGTCAGGCGCAATGGGTATATCGACACGTACCGCGGAGTACGCATATCTGGCACAGGTCGGCGCTTCCTGATAGAGCGAGGTACTGTCTGGAATATCGTTGATGAGAATAATAAATATGCCGGACAGGCAGCGACTTTTAGCAGATGGACATATTTATAA
- a CDS encoding TetR/AcrR family transcriptional regulator, protein MGIKERKENEKSEMKELILKTAMKLFLDKGFNNITIRNIAEKIEYSPATIYLYFKNKDEILYTLRKEGFEKLYEWQKTSLNINDPLERLIKHGEAYVLFALENPEYYDLMFMMRSPVKNTTETNFYDIGLKSYELLKNNVNECMILGLFPRMNVDIVAFSLWSYVHGVASLIIRSRGIMFPEEQVNNIIKGSLDFMLKINRNKIWNINNELRNTKPEINK, encoded by the coding sequence ATGGGAATAAAAGAAAGAAAAGAAAACGAAAAATCTGAGATGAAAGAGCTGATCTTAAAGACAGCAATGAAGTTGTTCCTGGATAAGGGGTTCAATAACATAACCATACGAAACATTGCAGAAAAAATTGAATACAGTCCGGCGACTATTTATCTCTACTTCAAAAATAAAGATGAAATCCTTTACACTCTTCGAAAGGAAGGATTTGAAAAACTATATGAATGGCAGAAAACGTCACTTAATATAAATGATCCTCTTGAACGTCTAATCAAACATGGGGAGGCATATGTTTTATTTGCCCTTGAAAATCCTGAATATTATGATCTGATGTTTATGATGAGAAGTCCTGTAAAAAATACAACAGAGACAAATTTTTATGATATCGGTCTGAAATCATATGAACTGCTCAAGAATAATGTGAATGAATGTATGATACTGGGATTGTTCCCCCGGATGAACGTGGATATAGTCGCATTCTCATTATGGTCTTACGTCCATGGAGTCGCTTCATTAATAATTCGCAGCAGAGGCATTATGTTCCCTGAAGAACAAGTAAATAATATAATTAAAGGGTCCCTTGATTTTATGCTGAAGATAAATCGTAATAAAATATGGAATATTAATAATGAATTAAGAAATACGAAACCGGAGATAAATAAATGA
- a CDS encoding ABC transporter permease, giving the protein MKAWLFLAIKDMSKRRRETLMVILAITIGVVGPLFTTALNNGMQDAFVGNTVNVYTGHLQIQPNTGDNVIPKSESVLSKVTGIKGIVGAAPRMTGGVDIESRTEKIGIAIFGVKPSLEEKASTLSRTVERGEFLDDKDKNELLIGTSLSEVMKVDVGDMVLLTYQDRKPVEFRIKGIISTGTFELDRYAIIAAYDTVKELIEKDEASNIIIRLEKPEESTKYKLILQKETTLPNVKTWQELSAGMAGMIETFGAISTMTSGISIFVAAIAISLIIYTTVKNKIREIGVIKAIGARGEMILKIYLAEALFIGIIGTTLGTSIGLILIHGMQQNPLIMTPEYGMKLIIMPRISNISIMAADLSILITCIIGGIFPAIIAARTNIIKAIWSG; this is encoded by the coding sequence ATGAAAGCCTGGCTGTTCCTTGCCATAAAGGATATGTCAAAAAGAAGGCGTGAAACACTGATGGTCATCCTGGCCATAACGATAGGGGTCGTTGGGCCGCTTTTTACTACAGCGTTGAATAACGGGATGCAGGATGCTTTTGTAGGGAATACTGTTAATGTTTACACAGGGCATCTGCAGATCCAGCCAAATACCGGCGATAACGTCATTCCGAAATCAGAAAGCGTGCTTTCGAAGGTAACGGGGATAAAAGGCATAGTAGGTGCCGCTCCACGAATGACAGGTGGAGTAGATATCGAATCAAGGACTGAAAAAATCGGAATTGCAATATTCGGGGTAAAACCATCACTTGAAGAAAAAGCCTCCACACTATCAAGAACAGTTGAAAGAGGAGAATTCCTTGATGATAAGGATAAAAACGAACTGCTGATAGGCACCTCTCTTTCTGAAGTAATGAAAGTGGATGTTGGTGATATGGTTCTTCTTACATACCAGGATAGAAAACCTGTTGAATTCAGGATAAAGGGCATTATCAGTACAGGTACATTTGAACTTGACAGGTATGCCATTATAGCTGCATATGATACAGTAAAGGAACTCATAGAAAAAGATGAAGCCAGTAATATCATTATCCGGCTTGAGAAGCCTGAAGAATCCACAAAGTACAAATTAATTCTCCAGAAAGAGACCACGCTTCCTAATGTCAAGACCTGGCAGGAACTTTCAGCAGGAATGGCAGGGATGATCGAGACATTCGGGGCAATATCCACGATGACATCAGGCATTTCCATATTTGTTGCCGCGATAGCAATCAGCCTTATAATTTACACGACCGTAAAAAATAAGATCCGTGAAATCGGTGTCATAAAAGCAATAGGCGCAAGGGGCGAAATGATTTTAAAAATATATCTTGCAGAGGCTTTATTCATTGGCATTATCGGGACAACACTCGGTACTTCTATAGGTTTAATCCTGATACATGGAATGCAGCAAAATCCGCTTATCATGACTCCTGAGTATGGTATGAAACTCATAATCATGCCACGGATATCAAATATTTCAATAATGGCGGCCGATCTGTCAATACTTATCACATGTATCATCGGCGGCATCTTCCCTGCAATTATCGCCGCGCGGACAAATATTATAAAAGCAATATGGAGCGGATAG
- a CDS encoding ABC transporter ATP-binding protein: MERIVLIETENLRKIYYMGKIEVHALRGVDINIRKGEFVALMGPSGSGKSTLLNMIGLLDTPTSGRIVIDGIEVSSLNDNERADFRLRKMGFVFQFFSLLKELNSLENVALPMIMDDRKYDRASSLLELVGIGDRADHSPSELSGGQQQRVAIARALANEPAILLADEPTANLDTESSNQIVGLFRELNEKGQTIVMVTHEPELGEKADRIIRIKDGKVVL, encoded by the coding sequence ATGGAGCGGATAGTTTTGATCGAGACCGAAAACCTCAGGAAAATATATTATATGGGTAAAATTGAAGTTCATGCTTTACGGGGAGTTGATATTAATATCAGGAAGGGTGAATTCGTTGCTCTTATGGGTCCGTCCGGCAGCGGAAAATCAACTCTTTTAAATATGATCGGCCTTCTTGATACTCCAACATCGGGGAGAATCGTTATCGACGGGATCGAGGTATCTTCTCTTAATGATAATGAGAGAGCTGATTTCCGTCTCAGGAAAATGGGGTTTGTTTTCCAGTTCTTCAGCCTGCTTAAGGAACTGAATTCGCTTGAAAATGTTGCACTGCCGATGATAATGGATGACCGGAAATATGACCGTGCCTCTTCACTTCTGGAGCTTGTGGGAATAGGCGACAGGGCCGATCATTCTCCAAGTGAGCTTTCGGGCGGGCAGCAGCAGCGCGTAGCAATTGCCCGGGCTCTTGCGAATGAACCTGCAATCCTTCTTGCGGATGAACCCACGGCAAATCTTGATACGGAGTCTTCAAACCAGATAGTCGGACTATTTCGCGAATTGAACGAAAAAGGACAGACTATTGTTATGGTGACGCATGAACCTGAGCTTGGCGAGAAAGCTGACAGGATAATCAGGATCAAGGATGGGAAAGTGGTTTTGTGA
- a CDS encoding PAS domain S-box protein, with translation MANDKNVKLKALLNIASIDTTSGLDEILQKILNVTCESINADYGAIILVDEGTCESRMASSFGLREDYIEQVHRAAREAGVPFSSSLAKMHNIRSQLLIPMKNGMEVIGLLNVYMSKVHDFTEEEIDFITIAASQASFIVQNSRMCTEDRIKEIYGKLYNSEKYLKTIIDSSLDGIAVVNMQGEIEFGNDSFFNIVGWPKDELLGQSFVKILPQDTKEAYIKIWHETQNNLNSGKIADAKIITKKGEIRYLLKSRAEMIFDGVKKFLFIAKDITKQKKTELELEESEAKFRDLFENANDFIYTHDLNGNILSINKIGLELLDVTKEEIIGTNVLNWVTPESAKKIEDRFKKIFLNQPLEPTVVIEAINKKGEHQWAEARTRLIKDGDKIIGVHGIMRDITEKRKLEKELRESEEKYRDLFENAQDAMYVLDSRGNFLKMNKVGLKTLGCKKEDVIGTNINKWVTAESLKIVEQRRKKRLSGEKVDHMDILGIVCKNGERRWAEIRTREIKYSDGTVEIHGIARDITENRLLKQELRRSNKRHKLLCYLIKGTRGGKTRALILKHLSDKSYNANQLATAVNKDYKTIRHHLNVLIKNGIIAKSNDGYSDLYFIPDNIDVDEIED, from the coding sequence ATGGCCAACGATAAAAACGTAAAATTAAAGGCCCTCCTGAATATTGCTTCAATAGATACCACCTCAGGATTAGATGAAATCCTCCAAAAAATACTGAACGTTACATGTGAATCCATAAATGCAGATTATGGAGCAATAATATTGGTCGATGAAGGGACATGTGAGTCCAGGATGGCCTCGTCGTTCGGCCTTCGGGAAGATTATATTGAGCAGGTTCACAGGGCAGCAAGAGAAGCAGGCGTGCCATTTTCCTCAAGCCTGGCAAAAATGCACAATATCAGATCTCAACTACTCATTCCCATGAAAAATGGAATGGAAGTTATCGGTCTCTTAAATGTCTATATGTCAAAAGTGCATGACTTTACCGAAGAAGAGATTGATTTCATAACTATCGCCGCGTCACAGGCGTCATTCATTGTCCAGAATTCCAGAATGTGTACTGAAGATAGAATAAAAGAAATATATGGTAAATTATATAATTCAGAAAAATATCTTAAAACAATAATTGATTCATCCCTTGATGGGATCGCTGTCGTTAATATGCAGGGTGAAATAGAATTTGGGAACGATTCTTTTTTCAATATCGTGGGCTGGCCGAAAGATGAGCTACTAGGACAATCTTTCGTTAAAATACTACCACAGGATACAAAGGAAGCCTACATCAAAATATGGCATGAAACTCAAAATAACCTGAATAGCGGAAAAATTGCAGATGCTAAAATAATCACTAAAAAAGGCGAGATACGATATTTATTAAAGTCTCGTGCTGAAATGATTTTTGACGGAGTAAAAAAATTTTTATTCATAGCTAAAGATATTACAAAACAAAAGAAAACTGAGCTGGAATTGGAGGAATCTGAGGCAAAATTCCGGGATCTCTTTGAAAATGCTAATGATTTTATCTATACACACGACTTGAATGGAAATATCCTGAGTATTAACAAAATCGGATTGGAATTACTTGACGTGACCAAAGAAGAAATAATCGGGACAAATGTATTAAATTGGGTAACGCCTGAAAGTGCTAAAAAAATTGAAGACCGTTTCAAGAAGATTTTCTTAAACCAGCCTTTAGAGCCGACTGTTGTCATAGAAGCAATAAACAAGAAAGGGGAACATCAATGGGCCGAAGCAAGAACCAGGCTTATTAAAGATGGGGATAAAATAATCGGTGTACACGGCATAATGAGGGATATAACTGAGAAAAGGAAGCTGGAGAAGGAACTCAGGGAGTCCGAAGAAAAATACCGTGACCTCTTTGAAAACGCCCAGGATGCTATGTACGTACTCGATTCCAGAGGCAATTTTTTGAAGATGAACAAGGTTGGGCTTAAAACACTCGGATGTAAAAAAGAGGACGTTATTGGTACTAACATTAATAAATGGGTCACAGCAGAGAGTTTGAAAATAGTCGAACAACGGCGGAAAAAACGTCTCTCCGGGGAAAAGGTGGACCATATGGATATACTCGGAATTGTATGCAAGAATGGGGAGCGCCGATGGGCCGAGATAAGAACGAGGGAAATAAAATACTCAGATGGGACAGTAGAAATTCATGGCATAGCCAGGGATATTACTGAAAACAGGTTATTGAAACAGGAACTCAGGAGATCCAATAAACGACATAAGCTGCTATGTTATCTGATTAAAGGCACACGTGGAGGAAAGACAAGGGCATTGATCCTGAAACATCTTTCTGATAAATCTTATAACGCAAATCAATTAGCAACGGCTGTGAATAAGGATTATAAGACTATCAGGCATCATCTGAATGTCCTGATTAAGAATGGAATAATTGCAAAAAGTAACGATGGATATTCCGATTTATATTTCATTCCAGATAATATAGACGTGGATGAAATTGAGGATTAG
- the nifU gene encoding Fe-S cluster assembly scaffold protein NifU: MTEGYSEKVMDHFANPRNVGEIPDADGIGKVGNPVCGDLMWIYIKVKDNILEDVKFKTFGCGAAIATSSMITELAKGKTLEEGLKISRGDVADALDGLPQVKLHCSNLAADGLHAAIKDYLEKTGKKLS; the protein is encoded by the coding sequence ATGACTGAAGGATATAGTGAAAAAGTAATGGACCATTTTGCCAATCCGCGAAATGTTGGCGAGATACCTGATGCTGATGGAATAGGAAAGGTTGGAAATCCAGTATGTGGTGACTTGATGTGGATTTACATCAAAGTTAAGGATAACATACTTGAAGATGTCAAGTTCAAAACATTCGGCTGCGGGGCTGCGATCGCAACAAGCAGCATGATCACTGAACTTGCAAAAGGTAAGACGCTTGAGGAAGGGCTTAAAATCTCACGCGGGGATGTGGCAGATGCGCTTGATGGGCTTCCACAGGTTAAATTGCATTGCTCCAATCTTGCAGCGGATGGATTACACGCAGCGATCAAGGATTATCTTGAAAAGACGGGAAAGAAGCTGTCATAA
- the nifS gene encoding cysteine desulfurase NifS, with protein sequence MKQVYMDHSATTATDPAVTEAMLPYFSEKYGNPSSLYTIGRQARRAIEEARQKVADLIGAKKEEIIFTGSGTESDNLAIKGTAFRNRGKGDHIITSSIEHHAVLHTCKYLEKNGFKVTYLPVSKDGIVNPADVEKAITPQTILITIMHANNEIGTIQPIEEIGKIAKEKQVTFHTDAVQTAGKIPVNVDALGVSMLSISAHKIYGPKGVGALYLRKGTPIEPQLHGGGHERNIRSSTENVPGIVGFGKASELAKERLPRESDLAVLRDSLIKGILEIGDSYLNGHPTKRLPNNANFRFSFIEGESMILNLDMNGVAASTGSACSSTSLEPSHVLMAIGLRPEEAHGSLRLTLGRENTQEDVDYVISVLPGIVNKLRMISPLSR encoded by the coding sequence ATGAAACAAGTTTATATGGATCACAGCGCCACAACTGCTACTGACCCTGCGGTCACTGAGGCTATGCTGCCTTATTTTTCTGAAAAATACGGGAATCCCTCAAGCCTGTACACGATAGGCAGGCAGGCAAGAAGAGCTATAGAGGAAGCAAGACAAAAAGTCGCCGACCTTATAGGCGCAAAGAAAGAAGAGATCATATTCACAGGCAGCGGAACAGAATCCGATAACCTTGCGATAAAAGGAACCGCATTCAGGAACCGGGGAAAAGGCGACCATATCATAACAAGTTCGATCGAACATCATGCGGTTCTTCATACCTGTAAATACCTTGAAAAAAACGGTTTCAAAGTTACATATCTTCCTGTAAGCAAAGACGGGATCGTGAATCCGGCTGATGTTGAAAAGGCCATAACCCCACAAACAATTCTGATCACGATAATGCATGCAAATAATGAAATTGGAACCATCCAGCCCATTGAGGAAATAGGAAAGATCGCAAAAGAAAAACAGGTCACGTTCCATACTGATGCTGTACAGACAGCAGGAAAAATCCCTGTGAATGTTGATGCCCTTGGTGTTTCAATGTTATCCATTAGCGCCCATAAAATATATGGGCCAAAAGGCGTTGGCGCGCTTTACCTGAGAAAAGGAACTCCTATCGAACCCCAGTTGCACGGGGGCGGACATGAAAGAAACATCCGTTCAAGTACAGAAAACGTTCCGGGGATCGTTGGTTTCGGAAAAGCAAGCGAACTTGCAAAAGAACGATTGCCCCGGGAGTCAGATTTAGCAGTTCTCAGGGATTCACTAATAAAAGGTATTCTTGAGATAGGGGATTCATATTTAAATGGTCATCCGACAAAACGCCTCCCCAATAATGCAAATTTCAGGTTTAGCTTTATAGAAGGCGAATCCATGATATTGAATCTTGATATGAACGGGGTGGCAGCTTCAACCGGTTCTGCGTGTTCATCCACCTCCCTTGAACCATCTCATGTGTTAATGGCTATCGGTCTTCGGCCAGAGGAAGCTCATGGCTCACTGAGATTAACGCTTGGACGGGAAAATACACAGGAAGATGTCGATTATGTGATTTCGGTGCTGCCTGGTATTGTTAATAAACTGCGGATGATATCTCCGCTTTCGAGGTAA